The window GAAAGACCTGGCGGAAAAAACGCCCGAAGCCATGGCCAGACTCCAGCTGCTGGCCAGTGATGAAGCGGCGCTGTGTCTACTGTTGCGCACGGCCAGTCTCTGGCTGGAGATGCTGCCACCGAGCGTAATTGCCGGCGAAACCGCCAAGGCCGTATCGATGCGGGTGGTGGAGCTGCTGATCGACATCCTGATCGCCGTCGTCCTGACCTTCGCCACGGCGGGGGCGGGAGTTGCCTATCTGGCGATGCGCTTGGCTCGTCGCGGTACGCAGTTGATCCGTGCGGTCACGCGGCTGGTTGAGTCATTGTTCTCGATCCTCAAAACCTTCAGCGATTACGTCGACCGCTACAAAAAAGTGGCGGCACGGGGTGTCGCGGCAGGGCTGAAAAAAGGCCGGATGCAGTTGCGCTGGAAGGCCCGCAACAACACCTCGCTGAAAAAAGACGAGCCCTTTGACGACGCTTCGGTTCAGGCGAAAAACCCCAACGGCGACAGCGCCGATTCCGCGGATCGCACCGCCACCCATGGCTGCCCGGTATCGCTGGTCAGCGGCGAAGAACTGTTGACCCTGACTGACTGCGTGCTGGATGGGCTGCTGCCGTTCGAGTTCACCCGTTTGTATCGCACCAGCGCCGTGGAACTCGACGGCGGCCTCGGTTTTGGCTGGAGCCATTCGCTGGCCCAGCGCCTGGAAATCGACGGCGACACCGTCATCTGGATTGATGCGGAAAACCGGCGCACGCCGTTTCCGCTGCCGAGTCTGACGCGTCCGACGATCCACAACAGCTTGTCGCGGGCGGCGATCTACCTCGGTGAAGAGCCGGAAGAACTGATTGTCGCCTTGGCTGGCGAGTCGGTGCGCTTTTTCCATTTTCTGACTGGGCGCTTGAGCGCGATCAGCGACGCCTATGGCAATCGTCTGAGCGTGCAGCGCGATTTTTCCGGGTGCATCCAGCGCCTGGACAACGGCGCCGGGCGTTGCCTGTGGTTGCGTTACGAGCGTAACCATTTGGTCGCCGTCGACTACCAGCGCTTTCACCTCGGCGACGACCAGCCGCCGGCCTGGCGCACCGAGCAGACGCTGGTGACTTACCGCTACGACGCGCGCTGGCGGTTGATCGAAGCGACGAATGCCGCCGGTGAAAGCGAGCGTTACGACTACGACGAACAGCAGGTCATCCTGCAACGGCAACTGGCCGGTGGCGCGAGTTTCTACTGGGAGTGGGAAAAGTCCGGCAAGGCTGCCCGATGTATCCGTCACTGGGCCTCGTTTGCGCAGATGGACACGCGGTATCGCTGGGACGACGACGGTGGTGTGGTCCTGAAACACGCTGATGGCAGCGAAGAGGTTTACCTCCACGACTCGCAGGCACGGCTGGTGCGGCGGGTCGCCGCCGATGGCGGGCAGCAGCACAAGGCCTACGACGCACAGGGCCGTTTGCTCGCCGAGCAGGACGCGCTCGGCGCCGTCACCGAATACCGCTACGACGAGCTCGGACGGCTGATCGCGCTGATTCCGCCAGAAGACGAGCCGACGTCCTACGAGTACCGCAACGGTTTCCTGCACGCGCGTTATCGCGGTAAGGCCAAGTGGACCTACCAGCGCAACGCCCAGGGCGATGTGACCTGGCTGATCGATCCGGACGGGCAAAGCACCTATCACGAGTACGACGGACAAGGGCGCTTGCTGGCGATCCGTTACCCGGACCACAGCCGCCATGTGTTCGAGTGGAACGACCTCGGCCAGTTGCTCGGCGAAACCCTGCCCGACGGCGGGCGACGGCAGTTTGCCTACGATGCGCTGGGGCGGCGGACGACGGCTGAGGACGAACATGGCGGGGTCAGCCGTTACCAGTGGGATGCAATGGGCCGCTTGTTGCAGACGACCGCGCCGAGCGGCGCCAGTCGCTGCTTCAGCTACAACGCCTACGGCCGGATCACCGCTGAAACCGACGAACTGGGGCGGGTCACCCGTTTTGAATACGCCGACGACCTGCACCTGGTCAGCCGACGGATCAACCCCGACGGCAGCGAACTGAAGTACCGCTACGACCATGCGCAGTTGCTGTTGACCGAGATCGAAAACGAAGTCGGCGAGCGTTATCGGCTGGACTACACACCAAACGGCTTGATCCGACAGGAAAGCGGCTTCGACGGCCGGCGCACGGCGTATGCCTACGACCTCAATGGCCAGTTGCTGGAGAAAACCGAGTTCGGTGATGACGGCTCGCAACTGATCACCGCTTACCAGCGCGACGCCGCCGGACGGTTATTGGTCAAAACCCTGCCCGACGGGGTCAAGGTCGAGTACCGCTATGACGGGCTGGACCGACTGCTCAGCGTCGATGATGGCCAGGACCATCCGCTGGAGTTCGAATACGACGTCCACGACCGGCTGATCACCGAACATCAAGGCTGGGGCACCTTGCGTTATGGCTACGACGTCAGCGGCCAGCTCAAGCACTTGCGTCTGCCGGACAACAGCCGTCTTGAATACCACCGCGCCAAGGGTGGGGCGCTGACCGCCATCGACCTGAATGGCACGCGACTGACCGGTCATCATTTCGAGTTCGGTCGTGAAAAAAGCCGTCAACAAGGCCTGCTACTCAGCGACTATGCCTACGACGAACAGGGTCGTTTGCAGGCCCACGCTGTCAGGCAAAACCAGCGTCCGCTGTACCGCCGCGAGTATGCCTACAGCGCCAACGGCAACCTCGCACAGATCAGCGACACACGCCACGGCCCACGGCGCTACCAGTACGACCCGCTCGACCGCCTGACCGGCGTGCGCCACGCCCGCGAGCAGGCCCCGGAAAACTTCACTCACGATCCGGCCGGTAACCTGCTGATCCACGACCGCCCAGGTCCCTGGCAACTCAAGGGCAACCGCCTGCGACGCCACGCCGACCGGCATTACGACTACGACGCCTACGGCAACCTGATCCGCGAACAGCGTGGCGAGAACGTCACCGTCTACACCTACGACAGCCAGCACCGCCTGACCGGCCTCACCTTGCCCGACGGCCGCACAGCGAGCTACCGCTACGACGTCTTCGGCCGCCGCATCAACAAAACCGTCGACGGCCACAGCACGCAGTTTTTCTGGCAAGGCGACCAACTCGTCGCCGAAAGCAGCCCCAACCACTACCGCAGCTACCTCTACGAACCGGGCAGCTTCCGCCCGCTGGCCATGCTCGATGGCAAAGGCCCGAAAAAAGCCTGCCCGTTTTACTACCAACTCGACCACCTCGGCACCCCGCAGGAACTCACCGACTACGGCGGCGAGATCGTCTGGTCGGCGAAATACACCGCCTACGGCAAAGTCAGCCAAATCACCCACGGCGGCGGCGAACAGCTTGAGCAACCGCTGCGTTTTCAGGGCCAGTACTTCGACGCCGAAAGCGGCTTGCACTACAACCGCCATCGCTATTACCACCCCGATACCGGGCGTTATCTGACGCCGGATCCGGTGAAGCTGGCGGGTGGGTTGAACGCCTATCGGTACACGCCGAATCCGGCGGGGTGGGTGGATCCGTTGGGGTTGAGTGGGAATTGTCCGGGGGCGAATAAGCCGGGTTGTTCGGCGCCGGATGGGGTTGTCGGGGTTAGGGTTGACGAGGGAGAGCCGCAACTCCCGAAGATGACAGGTGCGCAGCGGCGAGAGAGGATTGATGAGCTGGCAGAGTCGAATGCTAAACGGCGGGTTCTCGAGTACGAGAAAAAGTACGACATGCATACAGTTGAAAAGCATGGCCCGGAAATATCTGATTCAGCACTCAAACAGAGGGCTATAAATGGAGCAAACCCTCACACGGGTAAAATTCCGAAAGGTGCAAAAGGAAGCTTAAGTTCGCAGTTCAGTAACTGGCGGATTCATCTGGGTGCACTGAATAAGGCAATGTCAAGGGAGATGTTGGGGCTAAGCCCTCACACGGGAAAGGATCATAATAAAGATCCAATTGTAAGAATGGAGCTCCCAGGAGCCGGTCGTGGCTACAGACCGAACAAAAAAGACTCGAATAATCCAAAGCTGAATGAAAATATGAACTGGTTTGAAGTGAAGTTTGATCAGGGTGATACACGGCGTCCCTATACAGCTTTTCCTGCGGAGAAAAAGTGATGTTGCGAGATCCATTCGTAGATGAAGAGTTTGAGCCGGATCTTATGTGGTTTATCGGGGCGTTTAATGTTTACGACCGTGAAGAAACACGAGGCGTAGAGTTAGAGGTTTACGATCCTAATAAGGAGACTGATAGGGTAGAGCTTATTAAGAAATACAGTTTGAACCTAGGATGCCTGTCCTATAGGCATAAGCTTGTACTGCTGGAGTCGCTAGCGGATAAACTCAACGACAAGGGTTTTGATTTCCAAATTTTGTTTGACATCGATGAGGACCTAGCGTCGAGTTGGCCTCGTGGCGAGTGGTATGAATTACAGAGCCCAAGGGAGTTTTTTCAGGATGTGTACACGCTGGCTCAAAAATTATGGAAGGAGGAACTGGACAAAGCGAGACTTGAAGATCGATCTACTTGGTAAATGCATTTTGCTCATTCGGTGGCAGCGGCTTTCCCGGGCAGCGTCCTAGGAGATTTCCTTCAAGCTCTATCGGTTTCCATGAACTGGTGCAGCACAGAACTCATCGATAGTCTTTTGC of the Pseudomonas sp. MAG733B genome contains:
- a CDS encoding RHS repeat-associated core domain-containing protein encodes the protein MDHIARIEHELDSFPDTLTLYRQQLKRWFSQAADKISRATDMPSLMDVERVIKLGNTRTVVSSADDDFISTVAQCPQGGTLLIESKFESVYDVPLGNIQVDVIAVEGGESTPVTLDENGEGQFEGVPGKFYRVRVQNEVTSQQVDELFSSYDGLGQSLETWLRSEWDEFKPRWSQSTSAAVGNGLLAGSWAAIEGVWDGINLLSDMLQDPGKFADRLGSGVEQLKDLAEKTPEAMARLQLLASDEAALCLLLRTASLWLEMLPPSVIAGETAKAVSMRVVELLIDILIAVVLTFATAGAGVAYLAMRLARRGTQLIRAVTRLVESLFSILKTFSDYVDRYKKVAARGVAAGLKKGRMQLRWKARNNTSLKKDEPFDDASVQAKNPNGDSADSADRTATHGCPVSLVSGEELLTLTDCVLDGLLPFEFTRLYRTSAVELDGGLGFGWSHSLAQRLEIDGDTVIWIDAENRRTPFPLPSLTRPTIHNSLSRAAIYLGEEPEELIVALAGESVRFFHFLTGRLSAISDAYGNRLSVQRDFSGCIQRLDNGAGRCLWLRYERNHLVAVDYQRFHLGDDQPPAWRTEQTLVTYRYDARWRLIEATNAAGESERYDYDEQQVILQRQLAGGASFYWEWEKSGKAARCIRHWASFAQMDTRYRWDDDGGVVLKHADGSEEVYLHDSQARLVRRVAADGGQQHKAYDAQGRLLAEQDALGAVTEYRYDELGRLIALIPPEDEPTSYEYRNGFLHARYRGKAKWTYQRNAQGDVTWLIDPDGQSTYHEYDGQGRLLAIRYPDHSRHVFEWNDLGQLLGETLPDGGRRQFAYDALGRRTTAEDEHGGVSRYQWDAMGRLLQTTAPSGASRCFSYNAYGRITAETDELGRVTRFEYADDLHLVSRRINPDGSELKYRYDHAQLLLTEIENEVGERYRLDYTPNGLIRQESGFDGRRTAYAYDLNGQLLEKTEFGDDGSQLITAYQRDAAGRLLVKTLPDGVKVEYRYDGLDRLLSVDDGQDHPLEFEYDVHDRLITEHQGWGTLRYGYDVSGQLKHLRLPDNSRLEYHRAKGGALTAIDLNGTRLTGHHFEFGREKSRQQGLLLSDYAYDEQGRLQAHAVRQNQRPLYRREYAYSANGNLAQISDTRHGPRRYQYDPLDRLTGVRHAREQAPENFTHDPAGNLLIHDRPGPWQLKGNRLRRHADRHYDYDAYGNLIREQRGENVTVYTYDSQHRLTGLTLPDGRTASYRYDVFGRRINKTVDGHSTQFFWQGDQLVAESSPNHYRSYLYEPGSFRPLAMLDGKGPKKACPFYYQLDHLGTPQELTDYGGEIVWSAKYTAYGKVSQITHGGGEQLEQPLRFQGQYFDAESGLHYNRHRYYHPDTGRYLTPDPVKLAGGLNAYRYTPNPAGWVDPLGLSGNCPGANKPGCSAPDGVVGVRVDEGEPQLPKMTGAQRRERIDELAESNAKRRVLEYEKKYDMHTVEKHGPEISDSALKQRAINGANPHTGKIPKGAKGSLSSQFSNWRIHLGALNKAMSREMLGLSPHTGKDHNKDPIVRMELPGAGRGYRPNKKDSNNPKLNENMNWFEVKFDQGDTRRPYTAFPAEKK